A single genomic interval of Chlorogloeopsis sp. ULAP01 harbors:
- a CDS encoding TetR/AcrR family transcriptional regulator: MNLKDTRTQILDAAQELIQRLGVNAISYQDISVAVGIRKASIHHHFPTKDDLIATLLDRYNAYFLRLVDNIIAMPIPADEKLRRYCGLFEATLSSGNHDKACLCGMLGAELATLKNPLVERVAVFYRDNEERLATILNEGRDTGVFGFPGDVKAMATLIFSLLEGGILIVRASGGVEQYRAVIEQLMELVKG, encoded by the coding sequence ATGAATTTGAAAGATACTCGAACTCAAATTCTCGATGCAGCCCAAGAACTCATCCAGCGCTTGGGTGTAAACGCCATCAGCTACCAGGATATTAGCGTCGCAGTCGGGATTCGTAAAGCCAGCATCCACCATCACTTTCCAACGAAGGATGACTTGATTGCAACTTTGCTTGACCGATATAACGCTTACTTTCTGCGGTTGGTGGACAATATTATTGCTATGCCCATTCCAGCAGATGAGAAACTCCGTCGCTATTGTGGGTTGTTTGAAGCAACGCTCAGTAGTGGCAACCATGACAAAGCTTGTCTGTGCGGTATGCTTGGCGCTGAATTGGCAACTCTGAAAAATCCACTTGTAGAACGTGTTGCAGTATTCTACCGTGACAATGAAGAAAGATTAGCCACAATCTTAAATGAAGGTCGCGACACAGGCGTGTTTGGGTTTCCTGGTGATGTGAAAGCAATGGCAACGCTGATTTTCTCTCTTTTAGAGGGTGGAATCTTGATTGTCCGTGCCAGTGGTGGTGTTGAGCAATATCGAGCAGTGATTGAGCAACTGATGGAACTGGTGAAGGGATAA
- a CDS encoding zinc ribbon domain-containing protein, which produces MLPGVHSSKSCKLSSVRRGKHTRGVDPRGTSINCSGCGARVEKTLTVRVHSCSCGLVIDRDWNSAINLLKHGSVGLPIPGCGGLGDAQPVKQQVSFVNLRCSATLLAISGRVVTLSTCC; this is translated from the coding sequence ATGTTGCCTGGGGTGCATTCATCCAAATCATGCAAGCTTTCTTCGGTAAGACGCGGCAAGCATACCAGAGGTGTAGACCCTAGAGGGACAAGTATCAATTGTTCTGGTTGTGGTGCTAGGGTTGAGAAAACTTTGACAGTTCGTGTTCACAGTTGTTCTTGTGGACTGGTTATTGACCGTGACTGGAACAGTGCGATTAATCTTTTAAAGCATGGGTCGGTTGGACTACCGATTCCTGGCTGTGGAGGCTTAGGGGATGCCCAGCCCGTGAAGCAGCAAGTCTCATTTGTGAATTTGAGATGCTCCGCTACATTGCTTGCAATTAGCGGGAGAGTTGTCACCTTGAGTACGTGTTGTTGA
- a CDS encoding serine hydrolase domain-containing protein: protein MPCIPPVDKNITQRIQRVESGLLVTPEFQSQDYLHAKLIDRMNLYNIPGVSIAVINNYTVEWERSYGEKEAGKKDSVTEDTLFQACSLSKPVAAVAALRLVEEGFLDLGRLTALRASTRHFRGEVLSPIPL from the coding sequence ATGCCCTGTATTCCCCCAGTTGATAAAAATATCACGCAAAGAATTCAGCGTGTGGAGAGCGGTTTGTTAGTAACACCTGAATTTCAGAGTCAAGATTATCTCCACGCTAAACTGATTGACCGTATGAATTTATACAACATTCCCGGAGTAAGCATTGCAGTTATTAATAACTATACAGTCGAATGGGAGCGTTCTTACGGTGAAAAAGAAGCGGGTAAAAAAGACTCAGTTACAGAGGATACGTTATTTCAAGCTTGCTCTCTCAGTAAGCCTGTAGCAGCAGTTGCTGCTTTGAGGCTGGTTGAAGAAGGCTTTCTTGACTTAGGACGGCTCACTGCCCTCCGGGCGTCTACTAGGCATTTTAGGGGCGAGGTGCTTAGTCCCATTCCGCTATGA
- a CDS encoding NAD(P)-binding domain-containing protein, with product MNSTIGILGTGRMGIRLALMFADGGQSVILGSRFRERSARIVQKLGREQITSGSYVDAATAEFVLPALFLRDGLLDTLEPLRNQLDGKVYIDISNPFNSDYSDFILPWDTSGAEQIQQRFPKTRVVGAFKNVWWEVFDAPQFGETLSDVFVVSDDMQAKAKFLTLVEKTPFRYIDAGKLSNARTIERMTLLSGELGQRYGFFPRLNYKLLGEPWTPGQCDRLADFLSL from the coding sequence ATGAATAGCACCATTGGCATTCTTGGCACAGGTAGAATGGGAATTCGCCTTGCGCTGATGTTTGCGGATGGAGGGCAGAGTGTAATTCTCGGTTCGCGTTTTCGTGAGCGTTCAGCCAGAATTGTACAAAAGTTGGGGCGCGAGCAAATTACCTCAGGTAGTTATGTGGATGCCGCAACAGCCGAATTTGTCTTGCCAGCTCTATTTTTACGCGACGGTTTGCTAGATACCCTTGAGCCATTGCGGAATCAGCTAGATGGCAAGGTTTATATTGATATTTCCAATCCATTTAACAGTGATTACTCGGATTTCATTCTGCCGTGGGATACCAGTGGAGCAGAGCAAATTCAGCAACGGTTTCCTAAGACACGAGTTGTAGGAGCGTTCAAAAATGTTTGGTGGGAGGTATTTGACGCTCCGCAATTTGGAGAGACACTCAGCGATGTATTTGTTGTCAGCGATGATATGCAAGCGAAAGCAAAATTTTTAACTTTAGTGGAAAAAACACCCTTTCGCTATATTGATGCCGGGAAACTTAGCAATGCCCGAACGATAGAACGAATGACTCTATTAAGTGGTGAATTAGGTCAAAGATATGGCTTTTTCCCACGGTTGAACTACAAGTTACTAGGAGAACCTTGGACACCGGGACAGTGCGATCGCCTAGCAGATTTTCTCTCCCTATAG